ACCTGCTAACAGTTCCTCAAAATAATTTCAAGTGTTGGGGAGCtgactcagtgagtaaaatcACTGTCATGAAAgcaagaggacccgagttcaaatctccagcgtCCATGTAAAGTCAGCCCTGGCCACATGTGCTAACaatggagtggggggggggcttgttaggggcagagacaggtaaatccaggggctcactggccagcctagccaaacaCTGAGCACAAGCTGGAGAGGGCCAGCAACATAGCTCAGTGGGCCAGGATGCTTGTAGCCAAACTTGAGCcgagtttgaatcctgggactcacatggtgggcatgcactgacttctgcaagttgtcccttgatctccacatgggtgctgtggcGTATCCATTCACAAATAAGTGGATAAATGGtatgaaataatttaatggaGACAGCCTCACAGCTCTCTCCTTCGGCTTCTACGGGCACCGCACAGCCAAACAAAGCCACCGAAACAGGCGTTGAGAGGCAGAGGGGTTATCCTCTTAGACTGAAGCCCGAGAATGGCTTGCTCACAGCCAGTGAAGACCCTAATTCAGGGGGCTCCCCAGGTTCCCTCCCATTGTTTCAAAGCTCCCATTATTCAGTCAACTCCTGGGACTCTCTCCTCACCACACCTGGGGTTCAGCATCCGGGTGGTGTGGGGCAACATGCAGGGAGGCAGCAGGGGTTGTATCCCCGCTGTTTGTATTGTGTTGTTcttgttgaggcagggtgtccctatgtagtccaggctggccctgaactccccatctcctgcttctgccttagGTGCTGGCATTACGGATGTTCACCCCCAAGCCTGGTGCCGTTTGCCTCTCAGGGTCGAAGTGATCCTAGCTGGGGCTCCAGAAGCCTGGAGCGGGGCTAGCCAGCTCGGCACTCAGTCCGACACTTAGTAATGATACCTGGAATATTAGACCCATGGAGAGCAGGGGCTTTGCACCACAGCCTGGAGAGCTGTCAGCTGTCAGGGATGACCCAGGAAAGGCAGCCAGATTGACTGTTAGTCAGGCCTGCAGCGACTCCGTGACAGAGACACTCCGCGGCATCCCACTAGGGAGGGGCCCCTGCCCTGCTGCCTGGAGGGCTCCTTCACCCAGTCCGCCCGAGGACCTTGCTTTGGCAGCAAGTTTTCCAGAACCAAAGGGAAGAGGGAGTGGTCTTCCTTTCCCATGTGGTCCTCCCACCTACTGAACCAATGACCTCTCCCGCTTCCATAGCAGCCCTGGGGGTttgttgttgggggtgggggatagggCGACATTCTGCTGGCTGGCACTGggtccctttccttctctcaggGTGAGGTGAAGTCTGGGATGGCACTGAGCTGGTGCAGGGCTGTAGTGGAACCTGGGTGCCCTGGGCTCCCCTCATTTTCCTGGAGTAGATCGTGGAGTGGCAGCTGGACAGACAGGAATATCATCATACTGTTCATCTCTGCAGACTATTCTATCTCACACTGCGGCCTCGTGACAAACCTTTCCATACTCCTGAATCCTGGTCTCCCATCCCTGCTTCCTCAAAGCTCATCTTTCCCGTGCCCTCCAGACTGGGAGACTCTGACTCATTCTCAACATCTTGACACATCCTTTCTGTCCAGCGTCTCCCCCCCAGTTACCTAGCACAGGCACAGGCCTCTTTATATTTGCCTGGACTACTGCAGCAGCCACCCAACTCTGCCCCTCATCCCAACCCAACTGCCTATGAAATATGGAAGTGATTATCGCTAACCTCAGGGTTCCACAGCACTCAGTAAGTGCTTAATGCAAATACTGAGTGTTTATTAGCGTCTCACAGTTACAGGGGATGAGGAGTTAGGAGAGTCGGTTTTAGTCCAGATCCAGGTTCTGCTGTCCTGGGTAAGTCATTCTCTCCCTGTTGGGAGGTGGAGAGGTGTGTTTCCTAAGTGTCTCCACTCTAATGTTCCCTGGTgtccatctttttctcttccaGACGGACTGCCATGGAGGCATGAGTGGTACCATCTATGAATATGGGGCCCTCACCATCGACGGAGAGGAATACATTCCTTTTAAGCAATATGCCGGAAAATATGTCCTCTTTGTCAATGTAGCCAGTTACTGAGGTCTGACAGACCAATACCTTGGTAAGATCTCCCTTATGTTTTAATTTGCTGCTTAATTTGGGGCCGATCCTGTCACTTGGgtacactttattttttaaagatttatttattttatgtatacacatgctctatttgcatgtgcaactttatgccagaagagggcatcagatcccactatagatggttgtgagacaccatgtgggtgctgggaattgaactcaggacctctggaagagcaggcagtgctcttaaccactaggccatctctcctgTCCACTTGGGTATACTTTAATCCCATAGGGTGCAAGGAGAAAGGGGTGATGGTGGCTGAGACCAAAGTCCATATCCCAGCTCCACTGTATTTCATATTTTCTGGAGATAATTATATAAGCCTGAGGTCTGATGGACGTATTCTGGGAAGTTCCTAGCTAcccttcttcacacacacacacacacacacacacacacacacacaccacacctcagCTATCTTGGCCGAGAGCTTGCTTGCTTCCCTTGACTGGAGTAAGAAACCATGGCCGCAGCTCACTGTGAGGACGCCTCCTCTCCCTTCAAGCCTCCACCTGTGCCCTTCTCTTGGCTCCACTCTGGAGAGTGGGTCCCACTGGCTTGGAGCCCTGGAGGGGGTTGATAAGGAAGAGGTATGGGGTGCTGGTAGCACCCAATAGTtcgttcttttttgtttgtcttttggagacaggatttctctacatagccctggctgttttggaactcaatctataggtcaggctggccttgaactcagagatccacctgcctcagtctccaaaacaccgggattaaaggcgcccACCACCACACCAGTTCAACAGTTCATTCTTAAGCAAACTTTTAAAAGTCTAGCTCAGCCCTCCTACAGGACAGGGCATCAAGGTCCAGCATGTGTAAACTAGGGCCACAAGGCTGGCGATGGCTGACCCCAGCACCTGCCTGGAGCTCACGTCTCCTTAAGTCAATGTCCTCTATCCTTTCTTCTCAGTGTTCCCAAGGGAACAATCAGGTCAAAGCTTGACAACTCTCGGGCAATGTTTTGGAGCCAAACAGACCCTGGCTGCCTGTCTGGCACCCGTGGGGGAGTTCCTGGATTTGCAGAATCTGAAGCTCTGTGCCCATGCTTTTGTCCATTCCTTGAACAGCGCAGTACATCTTTGAAGACATGGGCTGGGTGCTAGCACTACACCCAAGTCCAGGGGTGCTGAGGAAACTGGAGAGCTGGCCAGGGCCTCTCCTGGGTTCCTGAATTCCCAGATGGGAGGGATGTGAATCCTGTCCTCACCACCGCCCTAAGAAGTCCTCATAATCTGCCCAGGGCAGATGGAAGAGCCCTTAGCTGATTAACCCAGGCACTGGCCCTATGACTACTGACGTGAGGAAGCACATTCCTGACTCTTCTCCCAAACCTCACTGTCCCCAGAACTGGAATCAGGACAGGACCTGAGTCCCAGCCTTGCCACTGACTCATTGGGTCACTCTGGGGAAATCCTCCCTCCTTTGGGCCTCAGAGGTTCCAGtgatctggagggagggggttGGGGAGCAGGGTGATGAGGCGGGTTCTTCACCTGCTCTTTGCTCTCTCCCTGACAAGAACTGAATGCACTACAAGAAGAACTTGGGCCATTCGGCCTCGTCATTCTGGGCTTCCCCTGCAACCAATTTGGCAAACAGGAGCCGGGCGAGAACTCGGAGATCCTACCCAGTCTCAAGTGAGTTCTTGTGGTTGGAGATGGTGGGCCTCTATGGGGCAGAGGCGTGCGAGGCTGCAGAGGTTGTTGACTGTCTCCATGCCAGTCACTCAGTCGCTCTGCCGCCCCATGCCCATCCCAGGATGGGGTTTAATGGAACGAGGGTGAGGGGATAGGAAACAGAAGGCCATGGGTAACTAGTTGGGAGTCCTGAGGCGTGTGAGGTGATGCACAAGAGACCGAGATGGCAAACACACACTGGGCCTGTCTGTGTCCAGTAATGAGCTGCCACTGGGTAAGATTCCCAGCTCTCCTTCTCCCCTCAGTTCCTTGGCCTCACTTCTGAGTCATGTGGGGCTCCTTTGGACCCACCAAGTACATTCCTTGCAGGTATGTCCGGCCAGGTGGGGGCTTCGTCCCTAACTTCCAGCTCTTTGAGAAAGGAGATGTGAATGGGGAGAAGGAGCAGAAGTTCTACACCTTCCTGAAGGTGAGTGGGTCCTCTGGAGGACCTCCCCCCAGCTGCTCGGGGCCCACCCCACACACCTAAGCCCCTAGGAATGTCCTGGCATTGGTCTAAGACTCCCATGAGAGGGCTTGGCAGACCCTCTGGTCCCTCAGCCTGCGTACAGATAAGGCAGGACGCACAGGGGCATCCGAGGGGCCTACAACCTTCCAGTCACTGCAGAGATGGGCAGTCAAGTGTTCTAGCTCCTAAACTGGGGCCCTTCATCAGCTTTCTCCCAggaagactgggggggggggagatgaggAGGGGGCCTTGAGACAGGCTGACACCCCTCTCACCCCGACACTAGAACTCCTGTCCGCCTACCGCGGAGCTCCTGGGCTCACCTGGCCGCCTCTTTTGGGAACCCATGAAGATCCATGACATCCGCTGGAACTTTGAGAAGTTCCTGGTGGGGCCGGATGGCATACCTATTATGCGCTGGTACCACCGGACCACAGTCAGCAACGTCAAGATGGACATCCTATCCTACATGCGGCGGCAGGCAGCCCTGGGGAACAGATGGAAGTAACTgccgctccccacccccaccctgtccatcatgcaagggctggagaggggcTCTTCAGGAAGAACCCACATTCCCAATCATTCTGCACACACCCCAGACCCCTTTCTTATTACGTAAGACAAGCCTGGCACAACTTTTGTGTCTGTGCCGCTGTGCACACGTGTGCCCGCTGTGCCAGTGTGTGCATGGCCACACAGCCGTGTGCCTGCCTGCTTGATACCCAGGATGGACACCCGTGCTCACAGCTTGGTACGGGGGAACTATACACTTCTATTTTGTCCAGCTTTCTGTTCCAAATGAGCCCGGCGGAAACACCAGTGCTGGGTCCAACAGTCCTGCTCAAACCTGGACATCACTCTTGGGGCCAGCATCCCCCACATGCCCACACTTAAGTCCTCATACACATCTGGGTTCACTACACTGCCAGCCTCCTTCATCTTTCCTGAAGGGCCCTCCCGAGTCCCCAACCCCATCCCACAGTGTTCCTGAGAAGAGCCACGGCAACTGTGAGCGTGATGGCCATGTACCCCAAGTCAGGGGTGGTGTCTCCATGAAGGAGGGGCCCGAAGCCCTTGTGGGCGGGCCTCCCCCGAACCTGTTTGTGGGGCCAGCCCTTCGTGCATTCAGGCTCAGGCTCCCAGGCAGGGATACTGCCCCCGCTCCTCTGGAGGACATGCTGTTCTCTCACTCTGTCCACTGGCACCTCACACCCCCGTCTGCCCAGTAAAGGCTTTTCTGCAGCAGCTCAGCTCACCTGTGGTGGCTTCCTGGTATGGGAGGTGGGGAccggggagggagacagggagggtgaggaaggagaaagagatgaaGTGTGCGGGGCGTGCTTTGGGGCCTGTGAGTTGGCTTCTATTTAGGTCCATACTGCAGCCCTTGTCCAGCTACTGGAGTCTATAACCAAGTTCACATCAGCTCGGTCTTACCTGCCTTTCCCAGGGCATCGAGGGCTCAGAGAGTGTCACTTCTGAAGGGCCGAACTAAGGCTCGCCCCAGCCCCAAGACCTCCGATTCCCTGCCCAGGATCTTCCCTCCACCCTTGGGTGCCTCTAAGATGTTAGCAACATTCCCAGGGGTATGTAGGAAAGGAATGCTGAAGGAGGGACCGGAACCAGAAACACAGCCTCCCATTGGCTGTGAGGGCATGAAAAAAATTACCAGTCACAAAATGTTGATCCTCAAGTTGGATTTATGTCCAAGATTTGTGCAAACAGCTGCCTAGCAACAGACAGCTACCTTAATACAGACCTCTGGTGCCATAAACATCTAACTGCGGTGGCTGAGGGCCGCTTCAAGGCTGGGGCCCTTCAGACACGGCTGGGGTGGCCTTCGTCCCAGATCACGGTGACGTCATAACATCCCATCCTTCTCTTCTGCTGGAGAGAAGCCCCCTCCCATAACTCCTCACAGAGGGGTAAGGAGGGGGTATGGGGCAGGTCCTGTCGCTGAGCTTGAAGCAAAAattacacacgcacgcacgtgaACTGGGTGTGGTCTCTGGAGAGCCTGGAACAAATGCTTCACGGTTCTGAGAGGAAGGGGTCTTGGTTGCACCCAACTCTCAGGATGAACAGCCGGTGGCCTCAGCAAAAGAGGGCAGGTCAAAGCCAGGGGAGGCCCCCTTGTCTTGGCAAGAGGCAGCATCCAGAAGAACTGGTAGAGACCTCCCGGGTGGAGTCTCCCTAGTCTTGTAAACAGTTCGAGGTGGGGCTTGTGACGTGGGCCGCCTGCTCATCCCAGCCTCTGCTCAGTCAAGGCTTGGGCCACACAGAACATGCACATGGCCTCTAGTTTCTCGGCAATCTGAGGTCAGCTGGCTCTGCAAGATGAAGGTGGAGCCAAATGACCCAATGCAGTCTCACTGAGGTCCCTCACAGCCACTTTTTGCAGActctaaataaacaaaagtttTGAAGCTTTAAGATCATGTGGTCTGGTCAGCCTCACAGTCTCACACAGACACCAACTCAGGCTTCCTCACCAGAGTAAACAACAGCTAGTTATTGAATGCTACTGAGTGCCAGGATGTCTCGGGCATTCATCATGTGACCTGCACCCAGCCCCGAGGGGCAGGTCATCTGTTAGCCCTGCAACGGGAGGGAACTAGGACAAAGTCACACACGCTTGCCCCACGTCCTCAGTCCGTCCATCTCCAAATCCCACAAGTACGAACCAGAAGAGGTCCAGCCCTGTCTACCACGCCACCCTCTGCCACTCACTAAAGCAGCCCCAAAGGACTTCAAGACCCTCTGGGGAAATGACCAGCTGGCCCAATCCCTCCTTCCAGACACCAAGTTCTCCAGCTCCACCCAAGTCTTCTGTCTGCGGCCTCTGCTTGCACTAGCTCCTCACAGAGCTGGCTTCATTTCTGCACAAGGATGGGCATGGCCTCCCTAGTGTATGCACGCACTTCTCACGATGGCCTTCCCAGAGTCCCACAGGGTCAGGGGGAATGCAGAGAGCGAGGTCCCAAGTCCCTGACTAGCTTGTAGCTCCAGGTCCTTTAACCTCTTCAGTGGCACACTCTGTGGCCAGATGGAGTTTTCCAAAGTGCCAATCTGGCCATGTCACTGTGTTTTACAACATCGCAGGACTCCACACTACTCTCAGGATTCAGACCGGCCCTCCTACCACACTCTGCAAAGGCCCCACACCTGGGGACCTCTGACATCTTCACCCCACCTTGCCCCCAGCTCTCACGCCTCCTTGAGATGGTAAACCAGCCACTTTCCTTCACTCCTATTAAAATGCCATGACTTGGATCTTAAATGTTTTCCATGAGGCACATTTAAGACCTTAGTCACCAGCTAGCCCACGGTGCTCTCAGGGTAGGACAGTTAGGAGGTAGGGCCCCTTGGGGGAAATCAAAGTCAGCGGGCAAGCACCCTTGAAGGGGATGCTGGGACTCCGGCCCTTTCTTGTTTCCTGGTGAACAGGCCTACTCTGCTATATACTCCTACTACGGGAGAGAGGCCATGCCCAAAATGACAGAGCCAAGTAACCATGGGCTGAAACCTCTGAGATTCTAAGTCAAAAAACATCTTTCCTTTGTGTAAGCTGATTATCTTGAGGGTTTGGGCCAAGGGATGGAAAGCTGAGTAATACAGAAAATTGCCCACCAAGCAAGCTGCCAACCAAGGAACTTGCTGACCAAGAGAGGGATCAGTCATCACGGAGTCTGTGATGCAGTTCAGAGCCCCAGATACCACCTAGATGGCTATAACCAAGACTAAAGGGGCAATTGTAGTGAGGATTCAGAAAGCTCGATACTGACCGCTGTGTGGGCAGTGAGGCCAGGCTCATGACATTTTGGCTAGACATGAAGATCCTTCTGGAAATCGGGCCACTTGTGTTACACTCTAGCAAGAACCCGTCTGTTTTGTCCATGCCCTGACACTTGTGTGAGGTGGAGTTTTAAGTAACAATCCGGTGGACTAAATGTCAAGGTCACACAGCGTTCTTTCTGGCAGTGTCCTGGCTACTGCTGACTGCTTTCAGCCAGATTTACTCTAAGAACAGGAGCAAAGGCAGAGCAGATTAAAAAGTACTGTAGCTTGGCTGGAAAAGCAGCATCAAGCATACGCCAAGGGGGACCCTTAAGAAGAAGCAatttggggtggagagatggctctgtgttaAAAGCACATACTACCACATCAGGGGGCTCagtcacctgtaaccccagctcaaGGGGGATCTGATAACTGACTTTCATAGGCGctagcactcacatgcacatacctatatacacataattaaaaataataaatctaacaAAAAAGCAGCAAAGCTTTGCCAAGAAATAGTCAGAAAGATGTATTGAGGGTATCTCCATAATAGGAAGACCCTATCTTGGTGGTGACTTccatccataatcccagcacttgggaggcggaggcaggattACTACAAGTCTGAGTCCAATTTGGTTTATTACACAGTCCCAGGCCAGAAGGCCTAGACATGTCAACTCTGGTTTGAGATGAGAGCACCAGTGTGCCTTCAGGTGGGGCTACCTAGAGAACTACTTTCAGATTTCTTTGTCATGTTCAGGTCCAACATACTCAGACTCTTGACCACTGCAGCCATGACTCAAGCAGGCTCTGGCATAGCTCTAATTGGCAGTAGATGTTGGCATTTGTCCACATGATGGTAGTTTGGCAGTGTGCACAATGCCAAGTGTTATGGGGTCATGGCTTCCACCCAGATTTCAAAGGAAGGGCTGGGGTCAGGCAGTATGTGTGGCAGGATCCAAGTCCCAGAGGGCAACCCCAGACAGGGTAGTAGGTGAAGCTGTGATGATGATGTCTAAGCTGTACTGGAGACCCCAGGAAGTTAAAGATGCCAGGAGTGTAAAATGTGGACCAGCAGGGAGCGAAGGGCAGCAGGCACAGCCAGCCAAGGTGACAGACAGCACAGCCCAGAGCTATGGAGCgcttgtttgcttttctgggtTTTAGTGTTCCTTCGGTCTACTCCTTCTTGTCTATGacactctctctcccttctgaAACAGGGATATTTACTCTATGCCTGGCCCAACACTGTATACTAGAGCATCAAACATCctctttggatttttgttttgttttgagatggggtcatagcccaggctagcctcaaacttgttatgtagtcaaggatgaccttgaactcccgatcctctggcctccacctcccaagtgatgggaatatagtgtgtgccaccatatctatCTTCTTTGTTTCTGCAAGTGCTCACAGATGAGGCTGCCTTGAGCCTTAGAGACTGGGCTTTTAAGCAATGCCAGAAAAGTCAAGATCATGGGGACTCTGGGAGATTGCCTACGTGCACTATGCATTGTGAGATGGACACAAGCCTCAGGAGCCAGAAGCAGAATGGCCCCAAATGCTTTCATCACCAGCCTGTGGGTCTCTGGGGGTGGtggacctttaggaggtggggggCAGTGTGGTTATTACAAGTACAGCCCTGCAGAGGATACAGCAGGGCCTCCCAGctccttctttctatttttgcttCCTGGCCATCAGGAGGGAAAGAGACCACCTCTGGTGTATTCTCCTGCCATGATGCACTGGACAGCCATCGGCTCAAAGTGATGGGACCAGGGACTTTCACAGTGAAATCTGTGAAACCTTGAGCCAAAACCGAATCTTCCCTCCTTGGTAGCTGAGTGTCTTAGGCATTTTGTCCCAGACACAGAAAGCTGAGTAATATATGAGGTCTTTGTGGCTGTCCTTTTTCTCTGCAGGAATATCCTCTACCCCTCTGGCTTCTCAGCTAGGATGTCACCGCCTCCACAAAACTCCCCTGGCCCTGCTCCAGGTCAGGCCCCTTGACCTCTCTCACAGAAACTTGCTCTTCTGGGCACTCGAGTGTAACCCGTCTGTTTACGTGAGTACTGAATTCACTTCTGCTTGCCTCACTAGGACAGGAACATCCACTTTTGAGCAGTGCTAGCTCCCAGCACAGTACGAGAAAGCGAATGTGTGCTCCTTCCAATCATTTCTAATTGCAGTCCACATCTTTCCTCTCTCAGTACCGTTTCAGGAAGCTGGGCCTCCATGTTACCAAGCTCACAAAATACCAACATTTGCAAACTGGGTCAATGTCGGTGGGTGAATGTCCTTTCTACCAGGGGACTCACACTCACCTGCTTCTGAAGGCCTGTCGGGGGGCGGGTCCATCACTTGGGAGGTTGGATTCTGGATCCCTGCACAGGGTGGACGCCAGGGGTACTCCGGCTGCAACAGATGGGTGCTTAAGAACTCACAAATGAgccatggaggcacacacctttaatcctagcactgtagaggcaggtagacttctgagttcaaggccagcctcatctacaaagctaaggctatacagaaaaatgctgtctcagaaaactaaaactatgccaaatcaaacaaacaaacaaactaacccCCACACCCCgaggggggggagaaaaagaaagaaaggaggaatccACAACCATGTTCCAGAGCCACAGCAGAAGCCTCAGCCAGAACAGTCCTAAATGCATAGGAACAAAGTACCAAACCCTAAGGGTACACGtcactcagctgagaaaatggccAAGTGCAGCTTTGAGTTCatgcctccttccctctcttggtttttgagatagagtctcgccaagcggtggtggcgcacacctttaatcccagcacttgggaagcagagccaggcggatctctgtgagttccaggccagcctggtctacagagcaagatccaggaaaggcacaaagctacacagagaaaatcctgtctcgaaaaccaaaaaaaaaaaaaaaaaaaaaaaaaagagatagagtctaactctgtagcccaagatAGCCTCTAtctcactgtgttgtccaggctggcttcaaacttgtgagCAGGTTTCTTCCCTCAGCTGTGCTGGGGTTGCCCGAGCCAGCCCAGCTTGACAACCTCTCAAGGCCACCACTGCTGAAGTGTGCACAGGGGGGAAGCTAGACAGGAGGCCGGACCGGAGCCACTGGACCTGCCAGGGGGAGGGCTGGGCACACCTGAAGGGGCTGGGCAGAGActgcagaggaggggaggggacagcaacactgggggtgggagaaagaggaggggatgggggagaagctGAActaagaggaggaaagaaggaacctCGGTGACGTCAGCCCTGACTCCACTGAAGGCTATGGATGAAGTGCAGAGCCAACTCGGATGCCCCGCTGGGGGCACGATGGCAGTCCTTCTGATTCTGTACTCCTACCGGGCCTTCTCCCTTTGACACTGGGCAGCTAGGGGCCGCAGAGTCTTGACCCCAGGGAGAGTAGCCCAGGGCCAGGCCCGGGCACCTGCCCACAACCACCCTGTGTCTCTGAGAAACCGCCGGGACAGCAGGTTCCCACCCCCTCGCTTGGCCTTCCTTTCTAGATAGAATCTGCAGGAAGGAAGACACAGACTCACCATAACGAAGAGGCGAGAGCTGGGGAGTGGGGGCGGGTGTTCCATGGGCATGGGGGGCGGAGGGTAGCGGATCTGGGTCCAGTCCTTGTAGGCGTGCTGGGGCACCATGGCTGCTGTCATGGGAGGGTAGACATAGGGGTAGGCCCCGCAGAGGTGCTCAGGGTGGGGTTCCACGTGGTAGCGCTCTCCCGAGGCCTGCAAGAAAGGCTTGTATCTGCCTCTGGCCTGGCACCCACCTCGTTGCCCCGTAGCTGGAACCTTAGTTCTCAAAGGGCAAGGGAGGCTGGGACACAGGCAGGACTGGGGACCTGGTCACGGATGACTGATAATGACAGTTCATGAGGACTGTTCTGTTGGCATCTAACCAGCAAATGTCAGCCATCTTCCCCTTGGGACCCCACCCCCTGAAGGTGGTCAGACAGTGCACGCTGACCACTCTCTCCAGCTGCTCACCTTCGCTTTCCTCTTCTGCTGTTTGAGGGCTTCTCTGGCCTTCTCCTCATCTTTGAGTGCTTTGagctgggggagagagggagacctGACGGTTCATCGGCAGTGAGCCCAACGCCTCACCACCCTGAGGGCAGATGGCTGAGGCCCAGGAGACCACTCAAGCGTGGGAAGTTCCAGGAAGGGCACTAAGGGGCCCAGCAGAAGCTGGGCTGTTAGCTGTGGGCCCCCTACTCCTCCTGGTGGCCTGAACACAGGTCAGGAGGGCAGTCAAGTGCCCCCCCGCTAGCGTCCTCTCAGTCTCCCGTTAACTTTGCTCCTCTGGGCATCAACACCGATGGAGAGTCGGAGCTAGAACACCACAGTTAGACCATGACACTGCACAAAGTTCAGAGGACAGGGGCCGGCAGGGGCCAAAGGGGAGCAGTGGCAGCAGAGCTGGATGGAGCCCAGGAGGTTCCCAGGGTCCTCGAACCCGGTAAGGCCAGGGCGGTGCTCTCACCTGGACATTGGTCAGGGTGACCTGAGCCTGTAGCTTCTCCACCTGCTTCTtcagctcttccttctcttcattcaTGCGCTCACGGTCACTCCGTTCCCTCTGGAAGTCCTCCTCAAAGATCTTGACCTGGAGGGGATCGGGAGGTGAGGGTCAGGGCAGCCTCTGGAAGCTGCACTGCTCAGGCCCGGACTCCAGGCTTCTCGCTGGGCTGTCGGGGAAGAGCTGGCGACACTGGAGATTGGAGGAGGCATCTCGATCCCCAAATCCCACTTCTCTAGAGGAAGTCAGTGTGCGTTCTCCTGTCTCATACTCCGGACTCGGAGACAGGACTTTATTTGAACAAAGGGATCACTGACTTGGTGTTAAAAAGGAGAACTGTGACAGCCAGGCCCACAGAGAAGGGacagcagagccagcctggggagGGCTGGCTGGCTAGTTCCCGGGGTGCACCAGCTCTCCGGGCCTCACCTGCTGTTTCAGCAGCTCATTTTGAGTCACTAGCTCCTGCTTCCTCAGGTGGCCCCC
This Peromyscus maniculatus bairdii isolate BWxNUB_F1_BW_parent chromosome 8, HU_Pman_BW_mat_3.1, whole genome shotgun sequence DNA region includes the following protein-coding sequences:
- the Gpx3 gene encoding glutathione peroxidase 3 gives rise to the protein MARFLRASCLLSLLLAGFVPPGRGQEKSKTDCHGGMSGTIYEYGALTIDGEEYIPFKQYAGKYVLFVNVASYUGLTDQYLELNALQEELGPFGLVILGFPCNQFGKQEPGENSEILPSLKYVRPGGGFVPNFQLFEKGDVNGEKEQKFYTFLKNSCPPTAELLGSPGRLFWEPMKIHDIRWNFEKFLVGPDGIPIMRWYHRTTVSNVKMDILSYMRRQAALGNRWK